Below is a genomic region from Pseudomonadota bacterium.
CCAACTGGCGCGTCAGTCGCTATTCGCCGTAGGGTTTCGAGCAGCCACCGCCTTAGCCAACCTCGGGGTCGTCCCGCTTGCTCTGAGTCTGCTCGGCCCTGAACGCTACGGTGCCTGGGTGGCACTGACAAGCATGGCTGGATGGTTCGCCCTCTCGGACCTAGGTCTCACGAATGGACTACGCAACACAGTGGTCACGCTCCGAGAGAAGGGCCACGAGGCCAGGTGCCCCGCCCTGATATTTCAGCTGCTCCTCGTCGTGGCTCTATGGGGACTATGTGTGATGCTCTTGATAGGTCCCCTGATCGGGTTCACCGCCGCCCGGATCTTTAGCGCAACGCCACTCATTCGAACCGAGCTTCCTTTCGCAACTGTTCTTATTGTCGCAGCTTTTGCAGTGCGAATCGTCGGAGGACTCCATACGCCCCTCGCACACGCGGTCGGCGAGTCCCATGGGGCTGCCGCCTGGCAGCTCGTCCAGCAACTGTCGCTGCTGGGTCTACTTGGTCTTCTGTCAGCTCAAGGGACCGCCGTCACCCTCCCGGATGTCGCTCTCCTACTACTGCTGTCCACCTCCGCAGGGATGGCGGGTGGCCTCGTGTATTACTGTTCCCGGTTTCCCTTCTACAGACCTCGACCCTCCCCGCTGCTCTTGTCCGACCTGCGTCCCATCTTTCGAGTAGGCGCTAAGATCTTCGTCGTTCAGCTCGCTGCTGTCGTGCTTTATGGCACCGATGCCTGGATACTCATCCACCTCTTCGATGGCGAAACAGCGGCTGCCTACGATGTGGTCCAAAAAATGTTTGCGGTCGTCGCGGGGCTGTTTGGAATCGCTCTTGGTCCTGTCTGGACTGCCGCGACCGCGCTGCACGTGCAAGCCGATGCGAAGGCACTACGCCGATTGGTCTATCAAGCCCTAACTGTTGGAGCCCCTGCGCTCATGCTCATTGTCGCGCTGGCAGTCGCCCATGAGCCGATTCTGAGACTGTGGCTCGGGACGCATCGGGGCCTTACCTTTCCAGGATCACTCGTCGCGGTCATGGCTATCCATGCAGCAATGCTTTGCTGGTCGACCGTCTTCTCGTACGTGCTCAATGCCATCGAGCGCATGCGCCTACAGCTGCTCACCTCAGCATTCTCGATTCTGGTAAACATCCCGCTTTCCTTCGTGTTGGCACACACTCTTAGACTCGGCAGTCTTGGAGTGATCTTGGCCACTATTGCCTGCTCTCTCCCGTTTTGCCTTCTCGGACCGCTAGAGGTCCTGCGAGCGGTGCGCGACCTTGATCGAATGAGGGGGGCGTCAAGCACGGCCTGAGCACGGCCTAGACCTAGACAGCCGCGCCTGTCATCGTTTTAGTGGATCCCCGTGTCCTCGAAGTGCCCCCAGCCTCCGGCCATAAGCAACTTGAAGCGTCGCGCGTACAAAGGCCCCCGGGGCATCCAGCCGGGCTCCGTACGCCCTCAAAACGCGCCAGGGGCTCGCCATCTGTCTGTTCTTGCGGACTGCACGTAGCCAAAACAACGCACGTACCTGGGACCTCATCGGTTCATCAAGATGAGAGGAGGCAAACCATAGCCACGCCTGAGCATAGCCTGCGAACACCTGCTCGCGTTGACTCAGTGTGATCGAGCCCGAATGACGTCGAAAGAACGCAAGTGCCTCATGCACAAACGCCACGCTCCGATGGCGCACTGCGGCAAGAAGATACAGCAGCAGATCGGGTCCGGCTCCCGTCGAACGCCAATCGATAGGGCCGGGGGGATCCACGAGGAGGTTCTCGCGGAGACTCTCCAGGCGAAACACTGCAGCGCTGGGGGATACCGGCACGTGGTTCGTGTACAGTGCAGCATCTACGAACTCCTGCTTCTTGACCAATGCACTATGTTCGCGCAACCGATAGCTGGGGCAGCCTGCTCCCGGTCGAGATGCCACTTCCACAGCGCTGTACACAAGGCCGACGTCACTGTTTGACAGCCAAGGCACAGTCGCCTCCAAGTATGAAGGATAGATCACGTCGTCCGAAAAGAGGATCTTCCCATATCTGCCGCGTGCCTCGGAGATGCAGCGCTGCCAATTGCGGACCGGGCCCAGGTTTCTTTTGTTACGAAACACTCGAACGCGTTCGTCCTCGCGAGCTAGCTGTTGACAAGCGTCCCAGGTTCCGTCTTCACTGGCATTGTCTACGACAACGACCTCAAGGTCAGTGTACGTCTGCCGAAGTGCGGATTCCACGCACGGTCGAATCAGGCGCGGCCGACGGTACACAGGAACCAAGACGCTCACCGTGGGTCGCACGCTCCACCCTCCTGTTCACACAGCCACGTCAATGTGCGCCGCAGGCCTGTTGCTCGGTCCACCTCGGGCTTCCACGACAGCCTACCGAAAATCTTGGTGTTATCCGCGACGAAGACCTTCTGGTCTCGTGCTCGAGGTGCAATGCAGTCAAAACGGAGTCGGACATCGAGCTCCGTCTGAAGGAAGTCTAGGAGCTCCAAGATCGACATACTGTTGCGAATACCACCACCCACGTTGAACGCTTCACCGATGACCGATTCCCCATGGTCCAAGACTGCCAAGTAGAGATCGACCAAATCGTCAGCATGCAGCAAGTCTCTGACCTGCTTGCCGCTCCCCGCCACCGTGAATGAATCGGCCTGAAACTTCTTCTGGCTCAGGGCCTGGGCGCAGAACCAGCTCACCCATCCTTGATCAAAGGTGGCGAACTGCCTTCCTCCGTAGATTGATGAGTGTCGAAACACCACGGTTCGAAGCCCAAAGATAGCGTGCGCGTCGCGAACCAATGCGTCCGCCGTGCCCTTGGACACGCCGTACGGCGTCTCCGGATCAAATGGTATGGTTTCGGGGAAGCCCTCGGGAAATTCAGGAGTGATGTAGCGGGTGCCTTGCTCTACGTGCCGGGTAAACGACTCTGGACGACGGTACACTTTGTTCGTCGACGAGTAGATAAACAGAGCTTCCCGCGCATGGCGCTTCAGTGATTCAAGAAGGCTGAACGTCCCCATGGCGTTGGTTTCGAAATCCAGGCGGGGTCGCGCGACTGAGCTCGTCATCGCCACTTGTCCAGCCAAGTGAAAGACCGCGTTCGGGCAGAAATCCCCGACGACCAAGTCCACATCCGACGCGCATCGAATGTCTCCATGTACGAAGCGGAACCGACCGGCACTCTGCAGCCACGTCAAGTTTGCTGCGCACCCATGACGTGACAAGTTGTCGAATACGCACAGTTGGTGACCGCGTTCCAACGCGGCTTTCGCGAGGTTCGACCCCACAAAGCCGGCACCACCGGTGATCAGGATTCGCACGCGGTCTCCCGAATGCGACCAACTACACTCGTCACAGCGGTTACGGCTGTTAGCTCCTGGCAGTGATGCCTGGCACAAAAGCCACGCCATTTGCGCTGATCCGATACCAAGCTCGCAGGAACGTCTTGTCGGCTGGGGATGGCACCGAAGCGCAAAACTACAGGCCTGTCTAGGATGGTGGCTACCGCCTTGGCGAAGTCGCGTACCGTCACGCCTTTGCCGCTACCGAGATTGAACACCTGACCTAGCGGCGCTGCATCGGCCGCCTGCATGACCAAGTAGGCGATGCAGTCCGCCACATCGCCCACGTACCGATAGTCACGAAGTTCATGACCTGAGGTCAACATCAACGGTTCGCCGGAGAGAGCGGCCGCCACAATCTGCGGTACCAACTTGTGACTTCCTTCCCCCTCGCCGTACATTCCGAACGGCCTCACAATGATCGGCGCGTACCGTGCCCGGGTAGCCAGAGCAAGCAGAGTCAACGTTCCGGCTGCCTTGGTCGCCCCATAGATGGTGGTCGGCCTCAAGGCCGCTTCCTCTGAAATCGGGCCCTCATGCGACCCGTACTCGGCTCCCGTCCCCACATGCACGAAAGGGGCAATCCCAAGCCTGTCAGCAGTCGTGAAGAGGTTGGCGGTTCCAATCGCATTGACTTCCAACGCCCGGACTGGATCTTGCTGCCGGTAGTCTACACCATAGGCGGCGCAGTTGACCACGGCACGAATCGCGTGCTCTCGCATGAGATCGAAGCTCGCTTGGGCACCGCAAATGTCGAGCTGCGCCTCCTTAATCCGCGGAACGTCCACTGTGACCGAGCCACACTCAAGATCTGTGGCGAGAACCTGAACTCCCCGTTGCGTCAGTCGCTGCACAACGTGCTTTCCAAGGAAACCGCGGGCACCCGTAACCAGAACCGTCACGGTTGCTCCTGTCCATACTCCGCGATCTGCGCCTGAGTCAGTTTGAGCAGGGCATCGGGATCAGCGTCGCCATAGAATGCCCTGTACCAGGTCGCTGTTGTACGCAGACAGTGACCCAACGTGGTCAGTGGTCTCCAGCCCAACCGTTCGCGCGCAAGGCTACAGTCGAGCTTGAGCAGGCCGGCTTCGTGCGGCTGCGAGGCCGCGTCGGGTGCCAGTTCCCAACGCCCGCGCCGATCGTAGGCTGCGATGAATCGGTCGAGGAGCTGTGCGACGGGCACCGTCTCCGCGTCCACTGGCCCGAAGTTGAAGGCCCGGGCGCTCCCCACGTCCCCGCTTAGTCCAGCTTGGGCCAATACGAGGTAGCCTCGTAGAGGCTCAAGCACGTACTGCCAGGGCCGCAAGGCCTCGGGGCTGCGTACGTACAGGATGGAGTCACTCTCAAAAGCTCGCACGGCATCGGGTATCAGGCGGTCATCGGACCAGTCGCCGCCCCCTATCACGTTGCCCGCCCGGGCCGAAGATAAGATCAGGCCGTGATCGGAGTTAAGCGAAGGGCTGAAATAGGACTGGCGGTAGGCTTGAACGACGAGCTCGACCGAGGCTTTGCTGCTCGAGTAGGGGTCGTAGCCTCCCAGCGCGTCAAGCTCACGGTAGCCCCACGGCCACTCTCTGTTTTCGTAGCACTTGTCGGTTGTTACGACGACCATCGCTCGCAACGATCGTGCGCGTCGGGCGGCTTCGAGCAGGTGCACGGTGCCCATGACGTTGGTCGCGTAGGTGCCGATAGGATCCACATACGACTCGCGTACCAGCGGCTGTGCCGCAAGGTGGAAGACGACTTGCGGATCGGCTTTCTCCATCGCGTTCGTCACCGCGCTTGCATCGCGCACGTCACCGTCGACGTGCTGATATTGCCGGCCCAGTCCTGTTGCTACAAAGAAACTGGGCCTCGTGTGCGGCGGCAACGCGTATCCGGTGACTTCGGCACCCAGCGCCCGCAACCATGCCACAAGCCAGCCACCCTTGAATCCAGTGTCGCCCGTCACGAGAACCCGCCGTCCACGCCAGGCCGCCGCACACACGCTGCCCCGTGAGGTGGCGTGGCTACTCAAGTCCAGGTCTTCCAGGGTGCACGGTCTGCTTGCCACAGCTCCTCTAGCGCCGCGCGATCCCTGAGGGTGTCCATGGGTCTCCAGAAACCGTAGTGCTTGTAGGCTGCCAGCTGATCGTCTGCAACCAGCCTCCGAAGCGGATCTTCCTCGAGCACCGTCTGGTCACCGTCGATGTAGGCAAATAGCTTGGGTTCGCACACGAAGAAGCCGCCGTTGATCCAGCCACCGTCTCCACGAGGCTTCTCCATAAACGAGCTCACTCCACTATCGTCGCGAATGTTGAGTTGACCGAAGCGTCCCGGCGGCTGCGTGGCCGTCAGCGTCAGGACCCGGCCGCTGGATTGGTGAAATGCAATGCTGCCGCGAACGTCGACGTCTCCAATGCCGTCGCCATACGTCAACAGGAACGCCTCGTTTCCGACATAGGGCGCAACTCGCTTGACCCTGCCACCGGTCATCGTGTGGGTTCCGGTATCCACGAGCGTCACAGTCCACGGCTCCGCCGAGGACTCGTGGACAGTCATGGCATTGCGCTTCAGATCAAAGGTGACGTTGGAATTGTGTAGAAAGTAGTTTGCGAAGTATTCCTTGATCATGTAGCCCTTGTAGCCAAGGCAAATAATGAAATCGCCGACGCCGTGGTGTCCGTACAGCTTCATGATGTGCCACAGAATCGGCCTACCACCGATCTCGACCATCGGTTTCGGCCTGAGCACGGTCTCCTCGCTCATGCGAGTGCCCAAACCTCCGGCCAGGATCACCGCTTTCACTAGGTCAACTCCTTGAGCACGCCCTGGAATGCTTCCAGCATGTACTGGCGCCGCGCCCGATCGATCCCGGGCCATACGCCAACCCAGAAGGCATGATTCATGAGTCTGTCCGTGTGCTCCAGCTGTCCTGCGGTCCTGTAGTCAACTTCGGAAAACGCAGGCTGGCGCACCAAGTTGCCGCCGAAGAGCAGGCGCGTCCCTACTTTTCGTGCTTCCAGGCGCCTCGCCATTTCGGCCCGATCGATCCCGGATTCCGGACGCAGCGAGAGTAGAAAACCAAACCAGCTGGGTTCGGCGCCGCGGGTTGCCTCCGGTAGCACGAAGTACTCGTCCCAGCCCTCATCCAGAAACGCCTGCTTGAGCGCATTGTGGTTCTCGTTGCGCCTACGAATGAAATTGTCCAGTTTCTCAAGTTGCGCACAGCCTACCGCTGCCTGCATGTCCGTGAGCTTCAGGTTGTAGCCCAATCTCGAATAGACGTACTTGTGATCGTAGCCCGCTGGCAATTCCCCAAGCTGCCACTCGAAGCGTTTGCCACAGGTATTGTCTTTGCCGGGATCACACCAGCAGTCTCGTCCCCAGTCCCGAAGCGACAGCACGACGCTCTTGAGCTTGGGGCTGCCTCCCATGACGGCTCCACCCTCTCCCATGGTGATGTGGTGCGCCGGGTAGAAGCTCGCGGTGGCGAGCGCACCCCGCGTCCCCACAAGCCGTCCCCCTTGCAGCGCCCCGACTGCGTCGCAGCAGTCCTCCACCAGCAGAAGCCCGTGCTCTTCTGCGAAGGCAGCGACACGATCCAGTTCGAAAGGATTGCCTAGCGTGTGTGCGAGCACGATGGCGCGCGTCTTGGCGCTGATCGCCTCACCGAGGAGCTCCGGCGCCACGTTGGCGGTGGCAGGGTTCACATCCACAAAAACGGGCACCGCGCCGTTCTGCACGATTGGTGCCACGGTGGTCGGAAACCCGGCAGCCACCGTGATGACTTCGTCACCGGGACGAAGCCTGCGCGCGCCGAGCTCCGGCGCAAACAGGGCGGACACCGCGAGCAGGTTGGCGCTCGACCCGGAGTTCACAAGGGCCGCCCAGCGCTGGCTCATTCTGAGGGCGAACTCGGCCTCGAAGCGCTGGGCAAAGCGACCGCTTGTGAGCCAGGCGTCGAGCGAGGCGTCGACCAAGGAAACGATCTCTTCCGGTCCAACGACCTTTCCTGAGACGGGGACGTAGGTCTCGCCCGCCCTAAAAACCTCTGCCGAGTTGACGGCCGCGTATCCGCGTACCATCCCCAGGATGTCATCACGTCCGATCATATTCTTCAAGCCTCACGACACTGGTAGCGGTCGACGGCGGTTGGCTCGACCGCGGCAGCCCGGCGTCCATCTTGCAAAGCGTGACATCTGGATGAATCCGCCACGCAACTCGGCACTGTCCGTACAGTGGGCCTCCGGATACCATCACGAACACAGTCTGCCTCTCACGCGCAAAGATGCCAACTGCAAAGCGCCCTTCACCATGTTGGCCCCACGCATTGCGACGAACCCACTTCACCGCTCGATCGAGATGGTCAGTCATCTGCCGGTAACCTATTCTATGGGACGCTCACAAGAGATGCTGGCGGAGGCAGAACTGCGCCTTCGAGCCTAGCAATCGGACTGCTGGCTTGCTAACACTGCTACTGGTACTAGCCCTGGCCACCGCGTTCGCGAGCCGAAACCCTCGGCAAGCCGTACGGCTGGCTGTTTTCTTGGTTCCGTGGGAGGGTCTCGAGGCAGACCTCGGGTTGCGAATCACCGCGTATCGGGTCGCGGCTGGTGCCCTCTTGATCGTATCCCTGCTTCCCAGCTCGAGGGCTGCACGTCGCATCTCGCCGTGGCCCCGAACTTACATCGCCTTTCTAGCTTTTGCGGCGATCTGGACGGTTCTTCAGATTCCCGAGCTCCCTGAGTACAGCGTATACGCAGGCTCGCTACGGAGCGGAACGACGCGGCTTCTCTCACAATGTGCGATTCTGATCCTGCAGTTTGCACCACTTGCAGCCATTCCGAAGTTCGTTGGTGAGATGGACCACATCGCCGAACTCGGTCGTGTCTACATCATGTCGTGCTTGGCCCTGGCCGCAGTCGGGTTCATTCAAATAGCTGTCTGGTTCCTCGCTGGAGTTGATCCACTGCCCGTAGGGGTTCTGGAGGCCGTCCTTGGACACGGCTCGGAACTCGGACGGGTGCAGAGAAGCGCGTACCTGAACACCGCGGGTGCTACGTTTCTGCGAATGTCCTCCTTAGGGGGCGAGCCAAAGGGCCTCGGGCAGAGCTTGGTCGTCGCCCTGCTCATGCTCCAGGTAGCCCGCGGAGTCACGAGGTCTCGCCCGGCCACCACAGCCGTATGGGCCATCCTCGGACTCGCAACCATGCTGACGTGGTCAACGTCAGCCTTTTTCCTCTGGACGCTTGGGACGGGCACACATCTAATCGTTACCCAGATGCTCAAGTCGGTCCGGGGCCCGCGGCCCCGCGCGTTGGGAGTGGGTCCCCGCGTCCTGACCGGGGCCGTCCTCTTGACAACCGGCCTCGCATTTTCGGGACTGTTTGGAAGCCCAGAGGACGTCGGGGAGGTAATGGAACAAAGGACCATTGCTCGGGAGGCTGTGGAAGACTTCGACGCCGTCGTTCTCGATTTCCTTCGGGCGGAACCCGACCGGCTGGTGGCCGGAGCGGGGGTTGGGGCCGTCCACTTCTACGCTCACCGATTCATTCCCGCCAAGTACGCCCACTACATGGTCGGAAATGTATTCGCCGCCAAATCCACGCTGCTTCGTGTCGTTTCGGAGACCGGCGTGATCGGACTTGCCTTGCTCGGATTGGCTATTGCCGGGACGCTACGCGGCCTCAGCCGCGCGCTGATGGCGATACCTCAAACAGACACACGCCGCGCCAGTTGGCTCGACCAAGCCCGGCAGCTTGCGGGATTCGCGTACACCCTGGTCCCCTGTTTCCTTGCACGCACCTACATTTTTGGCCAAATGATGCTCACTTTGGGCGCCGTCATCGCGTGCACACTAGCCGTTCGAGAGTTGAAGCGCAGCACATTGCCTGAAAGCGCTACCCACGATCAGCATCTGCGCCCGATTCAGAGCTCGGGTCGCGCCTCCACGGTCGGCGCAGCCCGCAGTTGACGGCGAATTCGATCCCCCTCACCGTCCGGCTGGAGGTACCTTCCCAGGACGTCGCCCAGCACGCTGGCGGTGCGTTTAGAGGCTCCGCGCTCCGCTCCCGAGCGAGCGGCAAGTCCCATGCGACGGACAGTGAGGGGATTGTTGAGGCACCATTTGATCGCTTCGCGGACGGATGTCGCCGTGCGGTCGACAAGCAGGCCATCCACCCCCGGCGTGATGAAATACCGGGCAGCTTCGACGCCGGAAGTGGTCACGACAAGCAAGCCGGCAGCCATGGCCTCGGGAACCACCAGCCCCCAGCCCGAGTAACTGGAGGGATACAAGAGCACGTCGCTGCTAACAAACGGCCGGACCCGATCTTCCCAGGTCTTGTAGGAACGATCGTACCGCAGATTGGCAAGTAACCGCGGGCTGCGCTGAAGCGCAGCGTCAACGCGGCGTTGCTCCGGCCCCGCGGCTGCAACCGTGACGCTGAAGGGTTTCTCCTCCTGCTCCGCCACGCTTGCTAGCGCATCAAACAGCATTCCGATGTTGTGCCGAGATACTAGCTGGCCAGAAAACAAGAAGCGGAGCGGCCGCCCCGTTAGCTCGCGCTGTACGGCAAAGTGACGGGAGAGATCCTGACCGTACGGGACCAGATGTGCACGCTGGACCCCCACACTCGCCTTGTACAGGCGCCACGCCCGGTCCCCGATTGCGATGACAAATGAGAAGCGGCTCACCAGCCGCCGTACCATGACTCTCTTGATGGGTTCCTTGAGAGCTGAGACCGGATCGGGTTGCTCGGCCCATAGCCCAACCGGAGTGCTGTGACGGTCGGCATACGCGAAAGCCGCCTGCGCGAGTGGTCCACGATACGTAGAGCAAAGAAGCAGGTCGGGCCTCAGCCCCTCCAGTTTGCTGCGGCTCCACTCGTAGGCCTGCGCCTCCCCGGTACCAAGGTGAACCTGATCCGCGACACGGTCGACGGCCCAGTGCGGGCCGCGATTCACGGCCGGGCCATGCGCAAAAACCAAGTGGTAGTCCCATTTCCCGGCCTCCCGCATCGCGTCCGCCACCTCGCACTGGAACGGAGCCGCCACGGTACTTAGGAGTACGACTCTAGGTTTGTTCGGCATTCCGAGTGGATCCTTCGTTGCCCGAACACAAGCGGAACACAAGTTGGCAGCCGCTCCGCTCAAGCGTGTCGTCGC
It encodes:
- a CDS encoding oligosaccharide flippase family protein, which produces MGSTSPVQSVCPLDPDVHAVKPAFCTRLPAWIGLERQLARQSLFAVGFRAATALANLGVVPLALSLLGPERYGAWVALTSMAGWFALSDLGLTNGLRNTVVTLREKGHEARCPALIFQLLLVVALWGLCVMLLIGPLIGFTAARIFSATPLIRTELPFATVLIVAAFAVRIVGGLHTPLAHAVGESHGAAAWQLVQQLSLLGLLGLLSAQGTAVTLPDVALLLLLSTSAGMAGGLVYYCSRFPFYRPRPSPLLLSDLRPIFRVGAKIFVVQLAAVVLYGTDAWILIHLFDGETAAAYDVVQKMFAVVAGLFGIALGPVWTAATALHVQADAKALRRLVYQALTVGAPALMLIVALAVAHEPILRLWLGTHRGLTFPGSLVAVMAIHAAMLCWSTVFSYVLNAIERMRLQLLTSAFSILVNIPLSFVLAHTLRLGSLGVILATIACSLPFCLLGPLEVLRAVRDLDRMRGASSTA
- a CDS encoding glycosyltransferase, producing the protein MESALRQTYTDLEVVVVDNASEDGTWDACQQLAREDERVRVFRNKRNLGPVRNWQRCISEARGRYGKILFSDDVIYPSYLEATVPWLSNSDVGLVYSAVEVASRPGAGCPSYRLREHSALVKKQEFVDAALYTNHVPVSPSAAVFRLESLRENLLVDPPGPIDWRSTGAGPDLLLYLLAAVRHRSVAFVHEALAFFRRHSGSITLSQREQVFAGYAQAWLWFASSHLDEPMRSQVRALFWLRAVRKNRQMASPWRVLRAYGARLDAPGAFVRATLQVAYGRRLGALRGHGDPLKR
- a CDS encoding GDP-mannose 4,6-dehydratase; the encoded protein is MRILITGGAGFVGSNLAKAALERGHQLCVFDNLSRHGCAANLTWLQSAGRFRFVHGDIRCASDVDLVVGDFCPNAVFHLAGQVAMTSSVARPRLDFETNAMGTFSLLESLKRHAREALFIYSSTNKVYRRPESFTRHVEQGTRYITPEFPEGFPETIPFDPETPYGVSKGTADALVRDAHAIFGLRTVVFRHSSIYGGRQFATFDQGWVSWFCAQALSQKKFQADSFTVAGSGKQVRDLLHADDLVDLYLAVLDHGESVIGEAFNVGGGIRNSMSILELLDFLQTELDVRLRFDCIAPRARDQKVFVADNTKIFGRLSWKPEVDRATGLRRTLTWLCEQEGGACDPR
- a CDS encoding NAD-dependent epimerase/dehydratase family protein, encoding MTVLVTGARGFLGKHVVQRLTQRGVQVLATDLECGSVTVDVPRIKEAQLDICGAQASFDLMREHAIRAVVNCAAYGVDYRQQDPVRALEVNAIGTANLFTTADRLGIAPFVHVGTGAEYGSHEGPISEEAALRPTTIYGATKAAGTLTLLALATRARYAPIIVRPFGMYGEGEGSHKLVPQIVAAALSGEPLMLTSGHELRDYRYVGDVADCIAYLVMQAADAAPLGQVFNLGSGKGVTVRDFAKAVATILDRPVVLRFGAIPSRQDVPASLVSDQRKWRGFCARHHCQELTAVTAVTSVVGRIRETACES
- the rfbG gene encoding CDP-glucose 4,6-dehydratase — protein: MASRPCTLEDLDLSSHATSRGSVCAAAWRGRRVLVTGDTGFKGGWLVAWLRALGAEVTGYALPPHTRPSFFVATGLGRQYQHVDGDVRDASAVTNAMEKADPQVVFHLAAQPLVRESYVDPIGTYATNVMGTVHLLEAARRARSLRAMVVVTTDKCYENREWPWGYRELDALGGYDPYSSSKASVELVVQAYRQSYFSPSLNSDHGLILSSARAGNVIGGGDWSDDRLIPDAVRAFESDSILYVRSPEALRPWQYVLEPLRGYLVLAQAGLSGDVGSARAFNFGPVDAETVPVAQLLDRFIAAYDRRGRWELAPDAASQPHEAGLLKLDCSLARERLGWRPLTTLGHCLRTTATWYRAFYGDADPDALLKLTQAQIAEYGQEQP
- the rfbF gene encoding glucose-1-phosphate cytidylyltransferase, producing the protein MKAVILAGGLGTRMSEETVLRPKPMVEIGGRPILWHIMKLYGHHGVGDFIICLGYKGYMIKEYFANYFLHNSNVTFDLKRNAMTVHESSAEPWTVTLVDTGTHTMTGGRVKRVAPYVGNEAFLLTYGDGIGDVDVRGSIAFHQSSGRVLTLTATQPPGRFGQLNIRDDSGVSSFMEKPRGDGGWINGGFFVCEPKLFAYIDGDQTVLEEDPLRRLVADDQLAAYKHYGFWRPMDTLRDRAALEELWQADRAPWKTWT
- the rfbH gene encoding lipopolysaccharide biosynthesis protein RfbH produces the protein MIGRDDILGMVRGYAAVNSAEVFRAGETYVPVSGKVVGPEEIVSLVDASLDAWLTSGRFAQRFEAEFALRMSQRWAALVNSGSSANLLAVSALFAPELGARRLRPGDEVITVAAGFPTTVAPIVQNGAVPVFVDVNPATANVAPELLGEAISAKTRAIVLAHTLGNPFELDRVAAFAEEHGLLLVEDCCDAVGALQGGRLVGTRGALATASFYPAHHITMGEGGAVMGGSPKLKSVVLSLRDWGRDCWCDPGKDNTCGKRFEWQLGELPAGYDHKYVYSRLGYNLKLTDMQAAVGCAQLEKLDNFIRRRNENHNALKQAFLDEGWDEYFVLPEATRGAEPSWFGFLLSLRPESGIDRAEMARRLEARKVGTRLLFGGNLVRQPAFSEVDYRTAGQLEHTDRLMNHAFWVGVWPGIDRARRQYMLEAFQGVLKELT
- a CDS encoding glycosyltransferase family 4 protein, with translation MPNKPRVVLLSTVAAPFQCEVADAMREAGKWDYHLVFAHGPAVNRGPHWAVDRVADQVHLGTGEAQAYEWSRSKLEGLRPDLLLCSTYRGPLAQAAFAYADRHSTPVGLWAEQPDPVSALKEPIKRVMVRRLVSRFSFVIAIGDRAWRLYKASVGVQRAHLVPYGQDLSRHFAVQRELTGRPLRFLFSGQLVSRHNIGMLFDALASVAEQEEKPFSVTVAAAGPEQRRVDAALQRSPRLLANLRYDRSYKTWEDRVRPFVSSDVLLYPSSYSGWGLVVPEAMAAGLLVVTTSGVEAARYFITPGVDGLLVDRTATSVREAIKWCLNNPLTVRRMGLAARSGAERGASKRTASVLGDVLGRYLQPDGEGDRIRRQLRAAPTVEARPEL